In Lycium ferocissimum isolate CSIRO_LF1 chromosome 7, AGI_CSIRO_Lferr_CH_V1, whole genome shotgun sequence, the sequence ATCAATAAGCCACTTGCAAGACACACCAAGAGATGCAATGAGACCAGTAAATACTGCCCTCCATTAGAAAAAGAAGTCTAAAGCATGTTTATAGCAAACaatgggaaaaaaaatagtCTACCTACAAAACGAAACAATACCTTAACCTCCTGATACAGTTTCTTCTCCCAGAGGTACAGCTTGTTTAACGTTGAAGAAAGGTTCTTGTACCTTGAACTAACATCTCCTTCCACATCTGAAGCAGCAGGATCAGCTATCTGAATCTCAGCACTCTTTGACGTAGAAGGTTGTGATGACACCACGGATAATGAAGGGGTAATCGCATGCAACATCTTGGAAGAAACTGTTTCCACGAATTACCAAgaaatggaagttaaaaatcAACTGAAACGGCCTCAAATCCATTTactaactctttttttttttttttttttttgagaatggtgAATCAAACTACTAACATGTCCAGTATACTATGCAACAGCAAGACTTAGACTGTATTCAGAAACAATCCCCTATTGTCATCCACAAACCTCTCGAGCATAATGATGAATAgcaaaaaaaatcataacttGATGTCACAATGAAGTACATAGATATGTGGAAGGCATAAAAACTAAAACTGAGATCACAATTAAGTACCTAGATATGAGGGAAAAAACCAGTatcataaaaataaagttaaaaaaaaggctaaaactTGATATCACTAACTAACTATCAAGTACCTATATATGTGGAAGGCATAAAAACCAAAACTGGAAATGACTAACCATCAAGTACCTTGATATGTGGCATGCTTACGATTGTGAGGAACCTTTCCAACCTCGAGCACCTTAGCAAGCTCATTTCCATATTCAGAAGCTCGCTCAAATTGAACCTGAATCTCTTTCACAACATCAGAATCGTCCTTAAATGCACGAACTTTGAACCCACCGCCAACATTTGACTTCCCTTCCTCATCTACCACTTTCTTATCCACAACGTGCACCTCATACTCCACGTCCTGCTCATTCTCCATCGACGCAACACTTGGCCTCCCACGATATATCGCCTCCGAATCACTTTCCTTCTCTCTCTCCTCCTCTACCAAGTGGCCTTCATTCTCGCCTTCGACAAACTTCTGATGCCCGTGAACTTCCTTAACAACCTCATGCTCGAAATCCTCCTCTTCTAAATCAGGAATACCTTCTTCTTTCCTCACTTCCCTCAAATCTCGATTGGGCGTATACGGTGTAACGTAATTAGTACTCTCAAGAGTCTCGAATGGATTCAGAAAATCCCAAGGTGAATTCCTCGGTGGAGATGGTGGTGGCGGCGGCGGTTTCGACGTCGACGGCCCGGCTCCAGACGGCGGCGCTGGCGGAGATGAAACACCGTATGGCCCACCACCGTAATTGGGATAAACCGGATAATTGTTGTAGGAATTAGGGTTAGGGTTGTTATTAGTATTATTGGGATAAGGAGAAGGGTaatatgaagaagaagaagaagaagcttcACCCATACGAACAGTCGCTGGACTTATTGGTCGTTGTTGATAAGTCACCGACGGCGTCGCTTGTTTCCTCATGtaattcatatgcatataccCACTCGAACCAGCTTGATATGGTGCTCCGAACCCAGCACCACCACCCGACCCGACTGGATAAGGTGCTCCGTACCCACCACCCGACTCGACTTGATATGGTGGCCCGAACCCACCACCAACACCCGACTCGACTTGATACGGTGCCCCGAAACCACCAGCTTGATATGGTGGTCCGAACCCCCCACCACCACTACCCGACCCAGCTTGATATGGTGCTCCGTATCCACCAACTTCATATGGTGGAGCACCGAAAGGTAGGGTTTCATGATCAGCATAAGTGAACTGGTTACCATacagattattattattaccatGAGTAGGGGTTCGGGTTTCAGTATGATGATGTAAAGATTCTGAACCGGAATCATCATCTGAACCGGATTCAGAGTGGAAGTGAAGGTGTGAACCGGAACTGGAGTGAGAATCGTGACGTTGGTGAATAACAGCAGCCGGTTTTTTACCGGAAGGTTGTGGAAGGTCAGGTTTCCGATTGAGAATCGGAGAAAGAGGAGAAACGGGTGAAGGTGAAGATTCGGGTTCAAGTTGATGTTGGAAAAAGCGGTGAAGTGAACCGCCAACGGATTTTAAAGAGTGAAGATAAGCTATGTGGGCTTCAGCAAAAGCGTAACGGTGGTGAATAGCTTGGTCTAAAAAGGAGCAACGTTCACGGCAGAGTAACACCGCCGGTAAGTCTTCATGTTTAGAGGTTGCACACcccataataataattttaatacTTCAATTggggaaaataagaaaaggggAAACAAGGCATGGTGATGATGGTATAGTATAGTGAGAGAGAATTATTAGTGGAGAAAACAGAGAGCGATGGATCAACGAATGAAGggtaaagagaaagaacaagaatgacaaaaatggtcccttatcttTGAGTTTAGGTTCAAATGTATGCATTCAACAGTTTTGGTCATTTAAGTTTGTCCAAAGTTGACGGCTTTATGTCAAGTATTCACCAAACTCTCTATCTCTCATATTTGATGAGAActatgaaaataaagagaaatttAGCAGAAACTCACATTTATAAgtataatttttgtaatttctgctatttttatttcatttctaaagTCTAGTGCATGCTAttctttatatctttttaatgTTTAGTGTACATTTCTGTGTTCCATATCTTAGGATTTGATGGGATTGTCTTGGTATTATGgttaaatctttttcttttcactatTTCCGTCAAATGtaacaaatataaattattagaTATTAGACAAAGACtaaaaagtgttaacttttggtATCAAAATTGACCAGTGCATACTTAATAGGCTATTTTGacctaccctcaaacataagggaccctttttatcattttctcgaACAAGAAGCATCAACCATCCACCTCCAAGTGCTGGAGGGACAAGGATGGAATCTTTGCCAGCAGAGATTTCGTCCGTTTATTAGGCCAGATAATATAAGAGAAACAAAGAGCAAATGGTTGCTCCGATGAAGCTTGGTGAATGTGAAAgtgctttttcctttttcaacaATTAGAGAgagatgaataatgtatttctGCTTATGAATTTCCTTTTCAACATGTCACTTATTGAATTTCCAAATTGGTACTCTTTACTGTAGGTGATTAAACGTCATTTAGCATGCACTTTGATTTGTTAACCTACCCCAGTTAAAAGTAGTAGCTTATTAACTAAACGACATTTCTGTCACATAATAGGTTAGAGATTAGACCAAATAAAACGTACGAGGTGTAAATTGGATTGGGAttgaaatagagaaaaaatGAGAAGCGTCGGTGCAAGATTGCAAATAATTTGAACACGTGTTGATTTTAAAGTTTGAACACGTgtataagaataataaaattttagagcAAATTGAAAGGAAATGAGcatataaaatgaaacggaGCAAATAacatttaaatgtattttaCTGAGTTTACAAAGTTGTTGCTAGAGAAATAATTCAAATGTACAGTCAAACATTTCTATAGTGACAGCGTTTGTCCAAAAATTTCATAACTGTTATAGTCATGTACTGTTATATATTTATACTGGCATTCGATATTTAGATTTCATTTAGGTGTTATAAACAGAAGTATACAAACATTTaactttttgtactttttatgttgtaaacgaaaacaatatacttgtgaatttttaaatctcaattgattttcatatatcattaattaaaaacttaaaagataaattacaaataaattcataactagttgtaccactctgataaagaataaaaatctatggaacatatgcatttaaaattattgaggatttaaatatttcaagtttgacgtaGAACTCTACAATTGTAGATTGTTTAGTAAATTCCACTatcttagtgataatataacgctTGAATTGACGAAGagttttgtccaaactttcagcaaaagggaattcaatagctttcACCTGAAGATGGTCTAAGAGCTTAACAGTTGACTCTTTAAGAGCTTAATAGTTGTCTAAGAGCTTAACAGAAATATTTTAAcgtttatttttatacataatatatttctaacacaatatttgagtatggcTGTTATAGAAatgtaattttacaaagagtgtatcGCTATAATGAATGTTattgctgttatagagaagtaaaatataacatgaaaaattgatTCCGGAGAAAATCAGGCTATTATAGTTAAATGTTATAACGAATGGCAGTTATAGAGAGGGTTGATTGTAGAAGGTGGATTGTTGTGGAAAAGTATAGGTGTATTCTTAATAATGTGAAGATAGAATTTTGAGTTTGTGAATTTTAGATTTTGAGAAATTGCAGCTTACTGAGTTTTGATAAATtgtttatatacataaaataaaataataagagGATTGTTAATaattaaatacataatttaaggCAAAAGTACTGAATTTTGTCCATCAACGATAAAGTTATTGGTGGGTTGTTGTGGATATACCATCGGATTAATCAATTCCGATACCATAGATTCATAGCTatcaaaaagttaaaaaagtGTAGGTGTATATGTGGAAGTGGGAGGTTGTAGTTGTTTTTTATTCCTCTTGCCAGATTGGACTAGTCTTACATCTGATTTAGTTTGGCAGTCTTATTTCTAGTTTATTTTGGTCAAAACTCTACTACTAGTCTATTGCGGTTGGCACTTTCTTGAAAGAAAATGCATTTGAAGACGTCTTCCTTACTTTAgaaaaaataaccaaaataaaCGTTTTAAAAGTATGTTGGTAAACTACAGGCAATAGAACATTCTTGTTTACAAGAATTACCATAACATGTACCAAACACGAAGATAAGTCCAAGTCAATCTAATCAGGAGACTAATTCCATATATCAAATGACCCCTATGTCCATTAAATCGATATTTTTTAAGCTTCATGACTAAGATAGCATgagaatatgaagaaaaaaaaaaaagaaattgtctaAAATTAGATGTCTTTTACCGTTTTAAGTGTCGTCACTTAATATAAAATTTAGATGTCttttacttggaaaaaaaaatagatgtcTTAATTTGTATAATGACATATAGTGATTGACCATTGTCTTTATTGGTATATATTCATTCTAGTTTGCACGACCGTatttgctgttttttttttttcgtcatCAAGCACGTCTTCCACCTACTCACGTAAGAACTGAAAATTGTTAAATAGGTCTTCGCATATTAATTAAGTATTACTATTGCAAATTTGCAAGTGCTTTATTCTCATCAAAAAGTAGTAATTGTGTTTGGCATGAAGAatatagtattattttattcaaaaattatGTGTAGCTATCGAATAGCATTTTAAGGATCAAACAAGGGGGATAGTCCCTTAGCTACTTATGGGCGAAaaatgtcttcttttttttttttttttttttttttttttaacaaaaatctCAACTCTTACTTTATATTTCTTGATCCAACCAACATATAGACATTAATATAATCTTTAACACTCAAAAACTTCATCAAATTTTCAATGTAAAACACAATCCTAtagttgatgattatatatCTTTAATAAATACTTATTTATAACGTATTTTCTACAAATCAATCAAACAGTGAAAATAGTACTCTCGTGGGGAACCAATTTGATGCTCAAGGATGATTTCACcaagtttgaagtttgaggaCCAAATCAAAATCTTTGGAAACTTTTTGGACTAAATCTgcaattatttcttaaattgaatatgcatgaatgacCGAGCAATGATTGGATTAAAAGTGACAGTGAAATGCTATAAAGTAGTTTCTTTATTTCAGGACTCATCAGTCAACACTCATTTCCTCATCCAAAAACATCTCCACAATCACTGCACCACAACTGTTATACCATTTTCTTTTTGCCATTTTATGGCATTGATGCCAAACCTGACCCCTTTTTCAGTCTTTATACTTTCTgctgtcccaaaaagaaaattactaaTTGTAACTAAATTTGTAGCAGAACATGAATTTGCCGTGAGCAAGGGCAGTTTTCGTATGCAGTCGCCAATTATATTATTTCCCATAAttcaagaataaatattaaaaaaaaaaaaaaatcttgtaaAGACATATGAGTTGAAGAGTTTTTGTCTTAGTCATAAGGGAAAATCtaattcatttttatataagggaaaATCTATTCATGTTTATAACGTAAATCTGACCTCAACTGTTGATGATGGCAGTTTTAGACCATTTCAGGAAGTTCAAGAATAAATTTGACTGTTTTCCCTAAGTTCTATATACATTGACATGTTTAACACAATTATCATGATTTCACTGACTTTACTTGTCTTCTTTACCAAGCTATCAAATTTGTAAAATAGATGTCTAACGGCACTTACCTCTAATAAATGATTGTTAATAGAGTTACAATTACTCaattcaaaagaagaaaaaagaagccGTACTCTGCTCTAACAGTAAAGAGTTTTAATAAGATATTGATGATCTCAGTAATTACTTTCATAAATGACCTTTCATTTAAGTTTCAATTCAGTAACGCAAAATCCACAAACTTATCAGGTTTATTAGGCgatcaaatatggaaaaagatTTGACTAAAGAAAGCGATTCCCCTCAGTAAAAGATTTCTCTCCTTTagtttatgtgatacttttctttagtcttcaaaaaataatacaatatgTTTATGGTTAGAAATAATTTACCTTTAAACTATTCATTTTCTGTTAATGGCGTGATTTTATGATCACACAAATGTCATGCAtttagcttttataaaacaagtAGGCAATGTCAAGGCAAATCATGGCCTGCAAACTGATTCTGTCATTATTTAAAAGACAAAAGAGTGATTTTGACAAAAATCacgaaaaaaagaagaagcataaTTCTTAGATTAAAAATGTAGTGAATTATTCTCGTGCCTTTATCTGGTTAATATTGTATATaatttgagattattgagaattcataaacttcaaattctgaatCTGTCTATGTGTGAAAATGATTTAtccttaatttaatttaatagtATAAAAACTGAAAACTCATAATTTGTCCAGTCATTCAATGAATGGTTACACTTCTAAAGAGGGAAAACAGAAAAGGTGCTTTTGCCATAactctcttcaattttccaaTCCTGTATGCTGCTAAGGCTGTGGAATGCCACAAAGGGGAAGTCGTTCATCTTACTTTTTCCTTTCATGCTTCAACAATAAAATGATATTGACGATGCGGGATAAGATTTGAAATTGGACCTATGGAGCGGTTCTAGAATTTTCACTCATGGGGTGCgaaaacaacaaaagctaaaCATGAAATATAATGTTATCCCTCTGGATCGAACTTTGGACGCTGGAGGGAACTTTGAACACTCTGACCACTTGAGCTAACATTTTGGGTATGTTTAGGGTGTTCGAagttatatatgtacacaaacatAGAAAATCTACTCTATATACACAacgtaattttttgccgagggtgtttgGGTGAACACTCTCCCATCCCCCTAAATCCGCCCCTGCCTACGGAGATATGCAACTTGAATTAATTTAGAATATATTACTAAAAGTAAAAGGATTTGAtgtacatataacataatctgGACTCATCCTACGAGAAGTATATCTGATACTTGGCTAAATACACACATGACCCcttaaatttgttttatttttaaatttgttttatttttttcatttcgaCACTTGAACTCAAGTTATACCTAGTGAACGTCGAAACTCAAGCCAAATTGTATCTATTAGGTACATATTGCTGACATGTTACATGTGTGAAGGATTGAAACTAGGGAAAATTTGGAGGAGACAgacatttttctttgaaatttttcTCATAGTTATTCACTTGTTTTGTCATGTCACAGCGTCTGAAAGTCGCGCACTTTCACTTGAGTTCAGGTGTCCAATAGGTCGAAGTGTCAATTCAAGTGTCTAAACTATATGACACTTCCTCCTAAGGCATGAActgttaattattatataattaaatCATATCGAGTTGATTTAGGAGTATAAATATTCCAGGAGGCGACCATCGGTCCACGGGGTCAAGGTCTTTTATTAGACATTTTGAATTGACTTAAGGGCTTAATTATAGTAGTAGTATACATTTCTTTGGTCAGGAAGGGCTTTGATTATATGGTCAGTCGTTCCATATGTGGAATGTACATATTTTGTCTTTTTGTTATTGAAGtatcatatttttatttcagGAAAACAAAGAAACATTTAAATGACaatatatttaaaaaggaaaaaacgaACTGATTCCCTCATAAGAAATTGCAAAGAACCGTCaacaatgtatattttttttttcactttcatgtTTATATTAGAAGTTATGACCAGCACCAACTTTTTTAATCGTTGAATAAATCCAAATGAAGTTAATTTTTCTCATTGAATACAGACAGAAAGATACACTTTTTTCTGCCatttttttatatcaatatgaaaattatatcaGTCCCATATATAGAGCCAATAACAATAGTATGGTCAAAGGGCGGTAGtttaaattggaaaaaaatgtaACTTTGACCATGAGAAAATAATAGTCAACGACTCCATATTTAGGATGCCAAATAACTAGAAATTTTCATACCACCCACAAGTTTTTTGTTTTACTTCTTTTTAATAAACACCTAATTTAGTCATTAAGTTGACGAACTTTAAAGTTGTAATGGGACGACTAGTTATATATACAACTCACGTACAATCCGATCGTTCGAATTAAGTGGTTttaacttcatttttcttctttgttaatTGTCTTTTTGTTTGCATTTTCACtttggtttttgttttcttctt encodes:
- the LOC132065207 gene encoding protein ALTERED PHOSPHATE STARVATION RESPONSE 1-like, which translates into the protein MGCATSKHEDLPAVLLCRERCSFLDQAIHHRYAFAEAHIAYLHSLKSVGGSLHRFFQHQLEPESSPSPVSPLSPILNRKPDLPQPSGKKPAAVIHQRHDSHSSSGSHLHFHSESGSDDDSGSESLHHHTETRTPTHGNNNNLYGNQFTYADHETLPFGAPPYEVGGYGAPYQAGSGSGGGGFGPPYQAGGFGAPYQVESGVGGGFGPPYQVESGGGYGAPYPVGSGGGAGFGAPYQAGSSGYMHMNYMRKQATPSVTYQQRPISPATVRMGEASSSSSSYYPSPYPNNTNNNPNPNSYNNYPVYPNYGGGPYGVSSPPAPPSGAGPSTSKPPPPPPSPPRNSPWDFLNPFETLESTNYVTPYTPNRDLREVRKEEGIPDLEEEDFEHEVVKEVHGHQKFVEGENEGHLVEEEREKESDSEAIYRGRPSVASMENEQDVEYEVHVVDKKVVDEEGKSNVGGGFKVRAFKDDSDVVKEIQVQFERASEYGNELAKVLEVGKVPHNRKHATYQVSSKMLHAITPSLSVVSSQPSTSKSAEIQIADPAASDVEGDVSSRYKNLSSTLNKLYLWEKKLYQEVKSEEKIRVLHERKSEKLKRLDQKGAEAHKIDMTRQLVRSLSTNIRIAIQVVDKISEKINKMRDEELWPQLNVLIQGLSKMWKGMLECHHNQCQAIGEAKRLDAIASHKHLSDAHLEATLHLEQELLNWTLRFSCWVNAQKGYVRALNTWLMKCLLYVPEETADGRVPFSPGRIGAPPIFVICNQWSQTIEGVSEKEVIDCMRDFASNVLQLWERDKHEMRQRMMVHKGMERKVKNLEREDQKIQKGIHALGKRIVLVSGDESGLSLNRHVVYQSDTSKNSSLQAGLRHIFEAMERFTAKSLKVYEELLQRIEEDDLA